A stretch of Paenibacillus sp. URB8-2 DNA encodes these proteins:
- a CDS encoding RNA polymerase sigma factor, protein MSAVLNGERQAFAHLVTRYQGLVYRVCVKITGEPESAKDMAQEVFIKAYKALPSFRGQSSFSTWLYRIAYRTCLDFKRANDREWKHRSTVDYTENDYVTLQTPEHAALRKETSEELGESVNSLAEPYRSVVQLYYFNRQSYQEIAEVKGVSVKTVESQLYRARQIMRRKGERWE, encoded by the coding sequence ATATCGGCCGTACTGAACGGCGAGCGTCAAGCTTTTGCGCATCTGGTGACGCGCTATCAGGGCTTGGTATACCGGGTGTGCGTAAAAATAACGGGAGAACCCGAGTCGGCCAAAGATATGGCCCAGGAGGTATTCATCAAAGCCTACAAGGCGCTTCCCTCCTTCCGGGGCCAATCCTCATTCTCTACATGGTTGTACCGGATCGCCTACCGCACCTGTCTGGACTTCAAAAGAGCCAACGACAGAGAGTGGAAGCACCGCAGCACGGTGGATTACACGGAGAATGACTATGTGACTCTCCAAACGCCGGAGCATGCCGCGCTTCGCAAGGAGACCTCCGAAGAGCTTGGAGAAAGTGTGAACAGTCTGGCGGAACCGTACCGGTCGGTTGTGCAGCTGTACTACTTTAACAGGCAAAGCTATCAGGAAATTGCGGAAGTGAAGGGCGTATCGGTAAAAACGGTCGAATCCCAGCTGTACCGCGCCAGACAGATCATGCGAAGAAAAGGGGAGAGATGGGAATGA
- a CDS encoding zf-HC2 domain-containing protein, translating to MKCSTVMEWIPHYIEGLLSPEAEREMTRHIGVCPGCARWLEEARAMEEMWKELDGDVDLGLSSGIPDLVPPVMAEIERLEAARQKNDAGPVTSRRRFALRASWIHYGLAACLTFVLLEFGVFEQLGYGLTEINGHMSSSVTELFGAQRTR from the coding sequence ATGAAATGCTCAACAGTGATGGAATGGATTCCCCATTATATCGAAGGTCTTCTGTCTCCCGAAGCGGAGCGGGAAATGACGCGTCATATCGGAGTTTGTCCAGGCTGTGCGCGTTGGCTGGAGGAAGCAAGGGCGATGGAGGAAATGTGGAAAGAACTGGATGGAGATGTTGATCTGGGGCTGTCTTCCGGGATACCCGATCTTGTCCCTCCGGTGATGGCTGAAATCGAACGGCTGGAGGCTGCGCGGCAAAAGAATGACGCCGGACCCGTTACTTCCAGAAGACGGTTTGCGCTTCGGGCCTCATGGATTCACTACGGCCTTGCCGCCTGTCTAACCTTTGTGCTGCTGGAGTTCGGCGTATTTGAACAGCTGGGCTACGGGCTAACGGAAATCAACGGCCATATGTCGAGCTCGGTCACCGAACTGTTCGGCGCCCAAAGAACGCGCTAA